In Elusimicrobiota bacterium, one DNA window encodes the following:
- a CDS encoding VOC family protein, whose translation MPSINPHINFNGNAEEAFTFYKSVFGGEFAKVMRLKDLAGPDFPVSEKDKNKILFIALPIGKNNVLMANDVPEAMGRVNENENRSKISISAESEEEATKLFNGLSAGGNVEMPLGTSPWGSYFGMFRDKYGIEWMVDYDPKYKGQK comes from the coding sequence GTGCCGTCGATCAACCCCCATATTAATTTCAATGGAAACGCCGAAGAGGCTTTCACCTTTTATAAATCCGTTTTTGGCGGTGAATTCGCCAAGGTGATGCGCCTCAAAGACCTCGCCGGCCCGGATTTCCCCGTTTCCGAAAAAGATAAAAATAAGATCCTTTTCATTGCTTTGCCCATCGGCAAAAACAACGTCCTCATGGCCAACGATGTCCCGGAGGCCATGGGGCGAGTCAACGAGAATGAAAACAGGAGTAAAATTTCAATAAGCGCGGAAAGCGAGGAAGAGGCCACCAAACTATTTAATGGCCTTTCCGCCGGCGGGAATGTGGAAATGCCCCTGGGTACAAGCCCCTGGGGATCCTATTTCGGAATGTTCCGGGACAAATACGGCATTGAATGGATGGTGGACTACGACCCCAAATACAAGGGGCAAAAGTAA